The following proteins are encoded in a genomic region of Drosophila willistoni isolate 14030-0811.24 chromosome 2L unlocalized genomic scaffold, UCI_dwil_1.1 Seg196, whole genome shotgun sequence:
- the LOC124460023 gene encoding protein xmas-2-like produces MENAKQQGQNNPHPEMHCNKKRKLLNKVKNICTEQSPVDDINECLNQTDKLLYNLPLHFKADSTNLMANDEIFKEPLRCMKRYRSGQPCNYLCVMENLEVFPKVDLWQILSQTLPQTSPGNRRFFKLIVSLPAGPVGDNMEFQLNRHLLKCPKDQSPDQSFYMRAFSQGIALSVVKIRGLDKWPSHLSHANGLVFFAHDQDLMEAKERLHLLAKTSLCPCLSLIIERFNSTQLYLQHLIEVLQLQELNLKGLKVYKCREDGLISSLKMGIEFLANESLKNREELQQVNLSEFLSNHLSSQLFQRIRQNPHLFKLCQKFPQLCQQVYNEAVHRLQLLAEEDLSMMPQLPQELSEYVEPIDNLNTNNLEHFQHNWHSKESRQVIVQFMEKIKMPTVGSMLGPQQWLTDYIKQTQPEECVDSIITRSTQRLLYGDGYLDLMELWVIERLPYILNHELPQPLSLVYKKSSLRTHFEKSWFYEFVQKSQFKVDMDILLMPPPPDRLPKEKQKPSVDPQEYKKAINRAQKVLNRYHLRREMTDLSKFLSLVKPRKRLCPTEENEFLCPVKRMRRN; encoded by the coding sequence ATGGAAAATGCCAAGCAGCAAGGGCAGAATAACCCACATCCGGAAATGCATTgtaataagaaaagaaaacttttgaaCAAAGTGAAAAACATATGTACAGAGCAATCGCCTGTTGATGATATCAATGAATGTTTAAATCAAACGGATAAACTATTATATAATTTGCCATTGCATTTTAAAGCCGATTCCACTAATCTGATGGCCAATGATGAAATATTTAAGGAGCCACTGCGCTGTATGAAACGCTATCGAAGTGGTCAACCATGCAATTATCTTTGTGTAATGGAGAACTTGGAGGTCTTTCCAAAAGTCGATCTATGGCAAATTTTAAGCCAAACATTGCCACAAACCAGTCCAGGAAACCGTCGTTTTTTTAAGCTGATAGTCTCTCTGCCCGCTGGCCCAGTAGGTGATAATATGGAATTCCAGCTTAATCGTCATCTACTCAAGTGTCCCAAGGATCAAAGTCCTGATCAGTCATTCTATATGCGAGCTTTTTCGCAAGGCATAGCCTTAAGTGTGGTCAAAATACGTGGCCTAGACAAATGGCCCTCCCACTTGAGCCATGCCAATGGCTTGGTATTCTTTGCCCATGACCAGGATCTAATGGAGGCCAAAGAGAGATTGCATCTGCTGGCCAAGACAAGCCTTTGTCCATGTCTGAGTCTTATAATTGAGCGATTTAATTCCACCCAACTGTATTTGCAGCATTTGATCGAAGTATTGCAATTGCAGGAACTGAATCTTAAGGGCTTAAAGGTTTACAAGTGCCGAGAAGATGGACTTATATCATCTCTTAAAATGGGAATCGAATTTCTAGCCAATgaatctttaaaaaatcgtgaGGAATTGCAACAAGTGAATTTAAGTGAATTTCTTTCCAACCACTTGAGTTCACAGTTATTTCAAAGAATACGTCAGAATCCTCATCTCTTTAAGTTATGTCAGAAATTTCCTCAATTGTGTCAGCAAGTCTACAATGAGGCTGTCCATCGACTGCAATTACTGGCTGAAGAGGATTTGTCAATGATGCCCCAATTGCCCCAGGAGCTTTCCGAGTATGTCGAACCCATCGACAacttaaatacaaataatttgGAGCACTTTCAACACAATTGGCACTCGAAAGAATCCAGGCAGGTTATTGTCCAGTTTATGGAGAAAATAAAGATGCCAACAGTAGGATCTATGCTAGGACCCCAACAATGGCTAACAGATTATATTAAGCAAACGCAACCCGAGGAATGTGTGGACTCTATAATAACGCGATCGACACAAAGATTACTCTATGGCGATGGCTATTTAGATCTTATGGAGTTATGGGTTATCGAGAGACTGCCATACATTTTGAATCATGAATTGCCTCAGCCTCTGTCTCTGGTCTATAAGAAATCTAGTCTAAGAACACATTTCGAAAAATCTTGGTTCTATGAATTTGTACAGAAATCACAATTTAAAGTCGATATGGACATATTGTTAATGCCGCCACCTCCCGATCGACTTCCGAAAGAGAAACAGAAACCTTCTGTTGATCCCCAAGAGTACAAGAAAGCTATTAATAGAGCGCAGAAAGTTTTGAATCGTTATCATTTGAGACGAGAGATGACTGACCTTTCAAAGTTTCTGTCCTTAGTGAAACCTCGTAAAAGGCTTTGTCCCACTGAAGAGAATGAGTTTCTTTGCCCAGTCAAACGAATGCGTCGAAATTAG